In Gadus chalcogrammus isolate NIFS_2021 chromosome 13, NIFS_Gcha_1.0, whole genome shotgun sequence, a single genomic region encodes these proteins:
- the LOC130402397 gene encoding potassium channel subfamily K member 15-like, with amino-acid sequence MCALIANYYCDFVGYGHTVPCTDAGKAFCMIYAVLGIPLTLVMFQSLGERMNTLVRSLLRHAKRLLGLREVEVSMCNMVLVGLLFCSSTLCVGAAAFSHLEGWTFFHAFYYCFITLTTIGLGDLVALQEGDALQRRAPYVTFCFMYILVGLTVIGAVLNLVVLRFLTVSAAETRAEEREQRRAERESDDAELKDSAEGETLDSGPRHLLSLPVEGGSSRTNLLPSFSTAPSSEEGAPGNTVASSTTDTAPGRGGGGLRALLSCMRCCTDTDPGSAPSRGHPFGCHSNPIFYNSISYRVEQIATSSSAFGRGGGGGAGGLYLGKRGRYTRRKSL; translated from the exons atgtgtgcat TAATAGCAAACTACTACTGTGACTTCGTAGGTTACGGCCACACTGTTCCCTGTACAGATGCGGGCAAGGCATTCTGTATGATTTACGCTGTGTTGGGAATCCCTCTGACACTGGTCATGTTCCAGAGCCTGGGCGAGAGGATGAACACACTGGTGCGCAGCCTGCTTCGCCACGCCAAGCGCCTCCTGGGCCtgcgggaggtggaggtgtccaTGTGCAACATGGTGCTGGTGGGGCTGCTGTTCTGCAGCAGCACCCTGTGCGTGGGCGCCGCCGCCTTCTCCCACCTGGAGGGCTGGACCTTCTTCCACGCCTTCTACTACTGCTTCATCACGCTCACCACCATCGGCCTGGGGGACCTGGTGGCCCTGCAGGAAGGCGACGCCCTCCAGCGCCGGGCGCCCTACGTCACCTTCTGCTTCATGTACATCCTGGTGGGGCTCACCGTCATCGGGGCCGTCCTCAACCTGGTGGTCCTGCGCTTCCTGACGGTCAGCGCCGCCGAGACCCGGGCCGAGGAGCGGGAGCAGCGGCGGGCGGAGCGGGAGAGCGATGATGCAGAGCTGAAAGACAGCGCGGAGGGGGAGACCCTGGACAGCGGCCCACGTCACCTCCTGTCCCTGCCCGTGGAGGGGGGCAGCAGCCGCActaacctcctcccctccttctccaccgccCCTTCCTCAGAGGAGGGGGCCCCAGGCAACACAGTCGCTTCCTCCACCACCGACACCGCCCCCGGCAGGGGTGGCGGAGGTCTCCGCGCTCTGCTCTCCTGCATGCGCTGTTGCACGGACACGGACCCCGGGTCGGCTCCGTCTCGCGGACACCCGTTTGGTTGTCATAGCAACCCCATCTTCTACAACTCCATCTCCTACAGGGTGGAGCAGATTGCCACATCGTCTTCGGCCTTCggcaggggtggaggtggtggggcgGGGGGTCTCTACCTGGGCAAGAGAGGTCGGTACACCAGGAGAAAGTCTCTCTAG